In the genome of Candoia aspera isolate rCanAsp1 chromosome 4, rCanAsp1.hap2, whole genome shotgun sequence, the window CCCTATGTACTTCTTTCTATCAAATCTCTCCTGTTTGGAGATCTCCTACACCTCAGCTATATTACCCAAAATTATGGCCAATTGTCTTGCAGACACAAAGACAATTTCTTTTTGGGGCTGTATATTACAAATGCAATTCTTTTTCATTCCAGGAGCTACTGAGTGTTACCTCTTGGCAGCAATGTCATATGATCGTTACCTAGCCATATGTAGACCCTTGCATTATGGCACACTTATGAATGACAAAACATGTATCTTGCTAGTTTTGATGTCATGGCTTATAGCATTTCTGCTTATTGCAGTTTTGACATCCTTGTTGGCACAACTTACATTCTGCGATCAATACAAAATTGACCATTTCTTTTGTGATTTCACACCCTTGGTACGACTTTCCTGCAATGACACTTGGGTGATTGAAAGTGCTGCTTTGATAACCTCATCTATAGCCATTTTACCTACATTTTTCATAACTGTCTCATCTTACACTTTTATTATCCGAGCAATTCTGAAAATCCCATCTGTGGATGGGAGACAAAAGGCATTTTCCACCTGTTCTTCCCATCTCACTGTGGTCTCCATTTTCTATGGATCCTTAATGTTTGTCTACATTTTGCCAACCACTGGAAAAttcaaagatatgaaaaaggGCTTCTCTTTCCTTTATTCAGTTCTTACCCCCATGATCAATCCCTTCATTTATTGcctaagaaacaaagaaataaaggaaacccTTAGAAAACAATTTCTCAAATTTGGAAGATTTTCTGAACCTTTTTAATATCAATAGACACAGTATAAATATGTTCTTTCCACTGCATATGCTTAATGACATTTATTTCTATTGCTTTGTGGAATACAGTTTCCCTTTCAGTAATTTAGATAAGGAGAATGGACCCAGAATGTGAAAATCAAAATAACTCTACTTCTGAAAATCAATTCTTCCTTCTCTATTCTGCAGcttctcttttactttttatgTATTACTAAATATATTCAACatttcttctggactcatgactcctgctcaaggagcaggtggcagtcatggttaggagggcctttgcacagcttcatgttgtatgCCAACTGTGTCACAATTACTCACACtctggtcacctccagaatggattactgtgatgtactggccttgaagagtatccagaagcttcaactggtgcacaatGAGGCTGTGCAGACAATTATGTATGCCCCTAGGCTGGTacacattatacctctgctctgtgagctgcattggctgtcactttgtttctgggtgcaattcaaggtgctggttttgacctttaaagccctacatagcatgaagccaggctacctgagggactgccccTTCCTGTTCACATCTGctatccatcccatcaggtccggcaGGAAGGGTAAGTtgtgggtcctgtctgctaaagagttccatctgatgggacccagatgatgtgccttttctgctgtggctcctgtcTCTGGAATATTATCCCCCCTGAGATgtggttagccccatccctgttagccattcagaaggccctgaaaacatggttcttcCAGCAGCCTTGGGGAACCAATGGGGAGTCTGCACAATGGAAATATTGGGCTTAAGTGGATGTTCTTCTTTcacaatcttgcttttatttatattttaaagttgttttttttttttaatctgtgacATTGTTTTAAGTGTTGGtggtatactgcccagagtcaagtTCAGTGAGATGGGAGGCCACGTAAATTtagcaaacagacaaacaaacaaacattttctatGGCTATCACATATATTCTGCGATTTTGAAATAATATTCTGTAGCATTCATATATAGATTTTGGAGACTTCAAATATAAAATCTTGAATTAATAACAATCGTGATTCTTATTAATTCAAGAAATATATTTACTTCATGTTTCCTATAATTGTGTAGCCTAATTTCTCCAGGAATAATTCTAATCCAGGATCTTGGGTACTTTACATACTGGGGAAAGAAATATTCAGTTAATGCCTGTATGATCCAGTTCTAGTTTTCAGCTCCTTGGTGTTACAAGATATCACTTTATAACAATAAAGTGTTGTGATTTGATCacatgatttgtaaaccatggcatTATGAAGAATTAATGAATAACAAGCTTTGTCTTCTCTTGCTTTAGCATCACAGATAACTGCATTTCTTCCTATTAATATCACAGAAATACCAAAATCCTTCTGACACTAACATGTATCCAAGGAGACTGATCATTCCTTCTGTAATTTTCATTGGTCATTAAACTTGCCTACTGTGCCAGCTGTACTCTGAACCAGCTTAAGAAAACCCTGCCTGGATTGGGATGCTTCAGCAATGACTTGCCAGATACTCAGCCCAGGTGGCCAGAGGAAATTCTTCTGCTTTGGTACACTCCCAATTGTCTATGTTAGGAAAGTAATGTCTTATTATTTGCCTTTCTTGGAGAAGGCTAGATTGTATTAGATGTGCATTATTTCACAGATAACTGTAACAGATTAATGGTagtaattacaaaaacaaaaaaagtctgtGTTCAGGCCCCATTTCCATGGATTGCTGACCTCTTAAAATTGAGCTGCTGTTAGAATGCAAAAGACCTGCGACTAGAA includes:
- the LOC134496481 gene encoding olfactory receptor 6F1-like, producing MQFAKPSEWQNTTDIKEFILLGFGNSKDLNVLLFMLFIIMYTVTLSGNLLIIVLVVTEKHIHTPMYFFLSNLSCLEISYTSAILPKIMANCLADTKTISFWGCILQMQFFFIPGATECYLLAAMSYDRYLAICRPLHYGTLMNDKTCILLVLMSWLIAFLLIAVLTSLLAQLTFCDQYKIDHFFCDFTPLVRLSCNDTWVIESAALITSSIAILPTFFITVSSYTFIIRAILKIPSVDGRQKAFSTCSSHLTVVSIFYGSLMFVYILPTTGKFKDMKKGFSFLYSVLTPMINPFIYCLRNKEIKETLRKQFLKFGRFSEPF